In Gadus macrocephalus chromosome 11, ASM3116895v1, a single genomic region encodes these proteins:
- the LOC132468097 gene encoding protein unc-13 homolog B-like codes for MSLLCVRVKKANLHGPPDKFNAYVTLKVQKVKSTTITVRGNLPCWEQDFMFEISHLDSSLVVELWNKGLIWDTMIGTTLITLDSIPQSNKEGSGHWLQLDSELLMREEEICGTSTPTPHQVLLDTRFELPFDIPEDEAQYWTRKLDRINSIHIHGEEEIQRIMPSVPSQCCSWSYFSRNERTLDDQDSVVDDRGGYYRNEMATRPPRYHNTPQNNSSAHQYPIGRPPQYSLSRESLQRFELDEREARASR; via the exons ATGTCGCTGCTGTGTGTCCGAG TGAAGAAAGCCAATCTCCATGGCCCTCCAG ATAAATTCAATGCTTACGTTACCTTAAAGGTGCAGAAGGTCAAAAGCACCACCATCACGGTCCGGGGAAATCTGCCATGTTGGGAGCAGGACTTCATGTT TGAGATCAGTCATCTAGATTCAAGCTTGGTGGTGGAACTGTGGAATAAAGGTCTTATCTGGGATACTATGATTGGAACAACACTCATCACCCTGGACAGCATCCCCCAATCTAACAAG GAGGGCTCAGGGCACTGGCTGCAACTGGACTCTGAGCTCctgatgagggaggaggagatctGTGGAaccagcacccccaccccccaccaagTCCTGCTGGACACACGCTTTGAGCTTCCCTTTg ATATACCAGAAGACGAAGCCCAATACTGGACGCGCAAACTGGATCGAATTAACTCCATTCACATCCATGGAGAG GAGGAGATCCAGAGAATTATGCCTTCCGTCCCCTCTCAGTGTT GTAGTTGGAGTTACTTCAGCCGAAACGAAAGGA CGTTGGATGACCAGGACAGTGTAGTGGATGACCGAGGTGGTTACTACCGCAATGAGATGGCTACAAGACCCCCACGCtaccacaacacaccccagaACAACTCCTCCGCACACCAGTATCCCATCGGCAGGCCTCCCCAATACTCCCTGTCCAGAGAGTCCCTCCAGAGATTTGAGCTGGATGAAAGGGAAGCTAGGGCAAGCAGGTAA